The Punica granatum isolate Tunisia-2019 chromosome 4, ASM765513v2, whole genome shotgun sequence genome has a window encoding:
- the LOC116205301 gene encoding heat stress transcription factor A-4b-like: MEAESQSKAVAPAPFLTKTYDMVDDPQTNYLVSWSDNGCSFIVWNPPEFSRELLPQYFKHNNFSSFVRQLNTYGFRKVDPDQWEFANEEFIRGEKHLLKNIYRRKPIHSHSLQNVPLHDSEKQMYEDEIKRLQNENSLLQSELQRHRGENPASIEIQVQFLGKRLHEMESKQAQLVTFLVELMRNPRFPSTLADQSDDRGKRRRLLELDQLELNNSSKDRGAAPLLDLNSVEKLQNSLNVCENFLQGVGQKMAEEENDFGSSSRPPPLVIPTNRESSGDSERNIHTWSPRSPPSSSSKDVRSMSPELGASLDQVDSPTTSSVYLNVDISLKSSVIDVNSEPCNNNISEIEKNLSEQVREKIPGAPQEMNDVFWEQFLTETPRPSDSQEVQSDRTDGTDTVSKPASHGKFWWNAHYDIDFIKQFGSHAVDERT, translated from the exons GGCGGTTGCGCCGGCCCCGTTCCTTACCAAGACGTACGACATGGTCGACGATCCTCAGACGAACTATCTCGTGTCGTGGAGCGACAACGGATGCAGCTTCATCGTGTGGAACCCGCCGGAGTTCTCCAGGGAGCTGCTTCCCCAGTACTTCAAGCACAACAACTTCTCCAGCTTTGTCAGGCAGCTCAATACCTAT GGATTCAGGAAGGTGGACCCGGACCAATGGGAGTTTGCGAATGAAGAGTTCATAAGGGGCGAAAAGCATCTCCTCAAGAACATTTACCGGCGAAAACCGATCCACAGCCACTCACTGCAGAACGTCCCACTGCACGATTCCGAGAAGCAGATGTATGAGGATGAGATCAAGAGGCTGCAGAATGAGAACTCGCTTCTCCAGTCAGAGCTTCAGAGGCACCGGGGAGAGAATCCTGCCAGCATCGAGATCCAAGTACAGTTCTTGGGAAAGAGATTGCATGAAATGGAAAGTAAACAGGCCCAATTAGTTACATTCCTAGTCGAACTAATGAGAAATCCTAGATTCCCATCCACTCTCGCGGATCAATCTGATGACCGGGGCAAAAGGCGAAGGCTGCTTGAACTCGACCAACTAGAACTTAACAACAGTTCGAAGGACAGAGGGGCTGCCCCGTTGTTAGATTTGAACTCAGTTGAGAAGTTGCAAAATTCTTTGAATGTATGTGAGAATTTCCTACAAGGTGTTGGACAGAAAATGGCCGAGGAAGAGAATGATTTCGGTTCATCATCAAGGCCTCCACCGTTAGTTATTCCTACAAACAGAGAATCCTCCGGAGATTCCGAAAGGAACATCCACACCTGGTCTCCCCGATCGcctccatcttcttcttccaaggACGTTAGATCAATGTCGCCGGAACTTGGCGCATCTCTTGATCAAGTAGATAGCCCGACCACATCATCAGTCTATCTCAATGTGGACATCAGTCTCAAGTCTTCAGTGATAGACGTAAACTCGGAGCCCtgcaataataatataagCGAAATCGAGAAGAATCTGAGCGAGCAGGTGAGGGAGAAAATCCCCGGGGCCCCGCAGGAGATGAACGATGTGTTCTGGGAGCAGTTCCTAACAGAGACACCACGACCATCCGACTCTCAGGAAGTCCAGTCTGACAGAACCGATGGGACCGATACAGTAAGCAAGCCGGCTAGCCATGGCAAGTTCTGGTGGAATGCGCACTACGATATTGACTTCATAAAACAGTTCGGGAGCCATGCGGTTGACGAGAGGACGTGA
- the LOC116206043 gene encoding F-box/kelch-repeat protein At3g23880-like, which produces MMMAMPDSAWELPLDLTAEILSRLPVRTLVRFESVCNSWRRLIQSPSFISLHLNRSANLGDGARSLLVKHRSPATDKRLISLLSGDSLEMVSPVDIPRHMYSPNLKVVGSCNGLVCLSHDCFCNFGAPIFLWNPATRESRALPKFAISPENLRLPKARFHVAHGFGYHHAIDDYKVVRIAFEYSRNMACFRAELFALSEGLWREVPALPCRVYSPGCVVLNGVLYWLAYDCGSDGLMLILSFDLRDEVFRRVYLPDLGYRPDSYFLRLTVYERSLCLMAYKDGGRAQRWDLWVMYGGAGEESWTKRSSIGPIIHRPLACGANGEILVAKSDGTLAIYEASSETFGYLPIKVSPYSPDFHFYIESLVPATR; this is translated from the coding sequence atgatGATGGCCATGCCGGATTCTGCTTGGGAGCTTCCCCTTGATTTGACGGCCGAAATCCTGTCGAGGCTCCCCGTCAGGACCCTCGTCCGCTTCGAGTCCGTCTGCAACTCATGGCGCCGCTTAATCCAGTCCCCGAGCTTCATCTCCCTTCACCTCAACCGATCAGCCAATCTCGGCGACGGCGCTCGGTCTCTCCTCGTCAAGCATCGCTCTCCCGCCACGGATAAGCGCCTCATCTCGCTGCTCTCCGGCGACAGCCTTGAGATGGTTTCCCCTGTCGATATCCCTCGTCACATGTACTCGCCCAACTTGAAGGTCGTCGGGTCCTGCAACGGCCTCGTCTGCTTGTCTCACGACTGCTTCTGCAATTTCGGGGCGCCCATATTCCTTTGGAACCCTGCCACTCGAGAATCCCGGGCTCTGCCGAAATTCGCCATTTCCCCGGAAAATCTGCGTCTGCCAAAAGCCCGTTTTCATGTTGCTCATGGATTCGGGTACCATCACGCTATAGATGACTACAAGGTGGTGAGAATCGCATTCGAGTATTCCCGGAACATGGCTTGCTTCCGAGCGGAGTTGTTCGCTCTCAGTGAAGGTTTGTGGCGGGAAGTACCTGCTTTACCTTGCCGAGTTTATTCCCCGGGTTGTGTCGTTTTGAATGGAGTCCTATACTGGCTTGCTTATGACTGTGGCTCGGATGGTCTCATGCTCATCTTGTCATTTGATTTGCGGGATGAGGTTTTCCGTCGAGTTTACTTGCCTGATTTGGGTTATCGGCCGGATAGCTATTTCTTGAGGCTCACAGTGTATGAGCGGTCGCTCTGTTTGATGGCCTACAAAGACGGAGGACGGGCTCAACGCTGGGATTTGTGGGTGATGTATGGTGGAGCTGGGGAGGAATCTTGGACGAAAAGATCGAGTATCGGACCCATCATTCATAGGCCGTTAGCTTGTGGCGCGAATGGTGAGATTTTGGTGGCAAAGAGTGATGGGACCCTGGCTATTTATGAAGCAAGCAGCGAGACATTTGGATATCTACCCATTAAGGTGTCCCCGTATAGCCCGgatttccatttttatatcGAAAGTCTAGTTCCTGCCACAAGATAA